A part of Candidatus Binatia bacterium genomic DNA contains:
- a CDS encoding 50S ribosomal protein L23, producing the protein MIREPRSIVRRALVTEKGTRLREGHNGFLFEVARDANKIQVKQAIEAIFNVKVETVRTLRVHGKPKRLGRYAGHRPDWKKAVVTLKKGESIDLFEQV; encoded by the coding sequence ATGATCCGCGAGCCGCGCAGCATCGTGCGCCGCGCCCTGGTGACCGAGAAGGGGACCCGCCTCCGCGAGGGGCACAACGGGTTCCTGTTCGAGGTGGCGCGCGACGCGAACAAGATCCAGGTGAAGCAGGCGATCGAGGCCATCTTCAACGTGAAGGTGGAAACGGTCCGCACCCTTCGCGTGCACGGCAAGCCGAAGCGGCTGGGCCGGTACGCGGGACATCGACCCGATTGGAAGAAGGCCGTCGTCACGCTGAAGAAGGGCGAGTCGATCGATCTCTTCGAGCAGGTATAA